In Kiritimatiellia bacterium, one genomic interval encodes:
- a CDS encoding VCBS repeat-containing protein: MKNALMSLAVFFAFAVVNLRAVPALTIENIVVSGADSASGNITVSADVNNGTGYTFAHFQATSADGLNRRYFYPSDVVEGKWSDSNWNPYFTGVFKVDITAVDVPMALSKMYGPQTATASVTVTVTRAVSGKVNSIKYLSDEISVADYDPDGTWVDVSLAKVKLHDIGLNMDPSGVGSIGCNLLNVTNITGEMTPEEEDIAYTDTARYQPSGTHYRFNVSLHARPRGFMGMGEIKRWIWMPDDAANPSGAGRLEIDITSCSPWRSSYSTNLNSHVGFAPLFAEDEEMPEGTIMCTTAHYMDVGPTSTMSQAESVGENADGRLGLYVKGHTATESYLKMFLSDAFLISQGFTNVYDATNMLAGFVQHFDTNNVPLDSPVQVTASFTRIEGGTNVLYDYDGDGVGEAGFEMRFDFEFHSGVAGMMGMKTSASAVEGDFDNDGAADPYTVIGSNWYIWFSSAGYQLAGGPFNFGMEGMSVAADFDNDGSADPAVVVGPLWYIWFSSLGYQLGGGPFNLGVEGTPVAGDFDNDGSADPAVVVGPLWYIRFSSLGYQLGGGPFNLGVEGTPVAGDFDGDGSADPAVVSANGGLWYIYFSSAGYQLAGGPWKFNVEGAPMVGDFDGDGSADPAVVVNNNWIFLMSSHGYAPQGPFPFVP; encoded by the coding sequence ATGAAAAATGCATTGATGTCGCTGGCTGTTTTTTTTGCGTTTGCCGTCGTAAACCTCCGCGCTGTACCCGCATTGACCATTGAAAACATTGTCGTTTCCGGGGCGGACAGCGCGTCCGGTAATATCACCGTCAGCGCTGATGTCAATAACGGGACCGGTTACACTTTCGCGCATTTTCAGGCCACCTCGGCCGACGGTCTTAACCGGCGCTATTTTTATCCGAGCGATGTGGTGGAGGGCAAATGGAGCGACAGCAATTGGAACCCTTATTTTACCGGCGTGTTTAAAGTTGATATTACCGCCGTGGACGTGCCCATGGCGCTTTCAAAAATGTATGGGCCGCAAACGGCCACCGCTTCGGTAACCGTAACCGTAACGCGCGCCGTTTCGGGAAAGGTGAACAGCATCAAGTATCTTTCCGATGAAATTTCAGTTGCGGATTATGACCCTGATGGCACATGGGTGGACGTTAGTCTTGCCAAGGTTAAATTGCACGACATTGGCCTGAACATGGATCCTTCAGGCGTCGGGAGCATCGGATGCAACCTGCTCAATGTTACCAATATTACGGGGGAAATGACTCCCGAAGAGGAGGACATCGCCTATACCGACACCGCCCGCTACCAACCGTCCGGCACTCATTATCGTTTTAACGTGAGCCTGCACGCGCGTCCGCGCGGTTTCATGGGCATGGGCGAGATCAAACGCTGGATCTGGATGCCCGATGATGCCGCCAATCCGTCCGGGGCCGGGCGTTTGGAAATTGATATCACCAGTTGCAGCCCATGGCGCAGTTCTTATTCCACCAACCTTAATTCCCATGTCGGGTTCGCGCCGCTTTTCGCGGAAGACGAGGAAATGCCCGAAGGCACTATTATGTGCACCACCGCCCATTACATGGATGTTGGCCCCACCAGCACCATGAGCCAGGCGGAGAGTGTCGGCGAGAACGCCGACGGACGCCTGGGATTGTATGTCAAAGGGCATACCGCCACGGAAAGTTATTTGAAAATGTTCCTCTCGGATGCGTTCCTGATCAGCCAGGGGTTTACCAACGTTTATGACGCCACCAATATGCTGGCCGGCTTTGTCCAGCATTTTGACACGAACAATGTTCCGCTGGACTCGCCCGTGCAGGTTACCGCCAGTTTTACGCGCATAGAAGGCGGCACCAATGTTCTCTATGATTACGACGGCGACGGCGTCGGCGAAGCCGGATTTGAAATGCGCTTTGATTTTGAATTTCACAGCGGCGTCGCCGGTATGATGGGCATGAAGACCAGCGCCTCGGCCGTGGAAGGCGATTTTGACAATGACGGCGCGGCCGATCCATACACGGTGATTGGCAGTAATTGGTATATCTGGTTTTCCAGCGCCGGCTACCAGTTGGCCGGCGGGCCGTTTAACTTCGGCATGGAGGGCATGTCCGTGGCGGCCGACTTTGACAACGATGGTTCCGCCGATCCGGCCGTGGTGGTTGGCCCCCTTTGGTACATCTGGTTTTCCAGCCTGGGGTATCAATTGGGCGGCGGGCCGTTTAACTTGGGCGTGGAAGGTACGCCGGTAGCCGGCGATTTTGACAACGATGGTTCCGCCGATCCGGCCGTGGTGGTTGGCCCCCTTTGGTACATCCGGTTCTCCAGCCTGGGGTATCAATTGGGCGGCGGGCCGTTTAACTTGGGCGTGGAAGGTACGCCGGTAGCCGGCGATTTTGACGGCGACGGCTCGGCCGATCCGGCCGTGGTGTCCGCCAATGGCGGATTGTGGTATATTTATTTCAGCAGCGCCGGTTACCAGCTGGCCGGCGGGCCGTGGAAATTCAATGTTGAAGGCGCTCCGATGGTTGGTGATTTTGACGGCGACGGCTCGGCCGACCCGGCCGTGGTGGTCAACAACAATTGGATATTCTTGATGTCTTCCCATGGGTACGCGCCCCAGGGGCCGTTCCCGTTCGTTCCGTAA
- the purD gene encoding phosphoribosylamine--glycine ligase: protein MKILIIGGGGREHALAWKIAGDDPGAELFIAPGNAGTAMLGTNLPVQAEDIAGIISWAKKEKPDLTIVGPEAPLCAGITNLMQAEGLRVFGPSKEAARLEGSKIFAKEILRAANVPTAAAEFFTEESKALAYLKTRPLPLVVKADGLAAGKGVMICKTLPEAERAVQETLTAKTFGQAGEKILIEECLAGEEISVLAFVDGHKAVLLPTARDHKRVFENDQGPNTGGMGAYSPAPVENAVFMETARKIIFEPVIAELDRRGICYRGVLYAGLMLTAEGPKVLEFNCRFGDPETQVILPRLQNSLIPAFTACIEGKLRPEHAAARLENCACVVMAAGGYPGKYRKGDVITGLERAAKLEGVTVFHAGTKSEGEKIVTAGGRVLGVTALGRDISGAVKKAYQAAGRIKFKNAHYRRDIAARQ from the coding sequence ATGAAAATACTCATCATCGGCGGCGGCGGCCGCGAACACGCGCTGGCCTGGAAAATCGCCGGGGATGATCCCGGCGCGGAGCTTTTTATCGCGCCCGGCAACGCCGGCACCGCCATGCTTGGAACCAATCTGCCTGTCCAGGCCGAAGACATCGCCGGCATCATCAGCTGGGCAAAAAAAGAAAAACCGGATTTGACCATCGTCGGCCCGGAAGCGCCGCTCTGCGCAGGCATTACCAACCTGATGCAGGCGGAAGGTTTGCGCGTGTTCGGACCTTCAAAGGAAGCGGCCAGGCTTGAAGGCAGCAAGATTTTCGCCAAGGAAATTTTACGCGCCGCCAACGTGCCGACGGCCGCCGCCGAATTTTTCACCGAAGAATCAAAAGCGCTGGCTTACCTGAAAACGCGCCCCCTGCCCCTCGTGGTCAAGGCCGACGGCCTCGCCGCCGGCAAGGGCGTCATGATCTGCAAAACCCTTCCGGAAGCCGAACGGGCCGTTCAGGAAACCCTGACCGCAAAGACTTTCGGGCAGGCCGGCGAAAAAATACTGATTGAGGAATGCCTGGCCGGCGAGGAGATTTCCGTGCTCGCTTTTGTTGACGGGCATAAGGCCGTGCTCCTGCCGACGGCGCGCGACCACAAGCGCGTTTTTGAGAACGACCAGGGCCCGAACACCGGCGGCATGGGCGCTTATTCGCCGGCCCCGGTTGAAAACGCCGTTTTTATGGAAACGGCGCGAAAAATAATTTTTGAGCCGGTCATTGCGGAGCTGGACCGGCGCGGGATTTGCTATCGCGGGGTGCTTTACGCCGGATTGATGCTCACGGCGGAAGGGCCGAAAGTGCTTGAATTCAACTGCCGTTTCGGCGACCCGGAAACGCAGGTGATTCTGCCGCGCCTGCAAAATTCCCTGATCCCGGCCTTTACGGCCTGCATTGAGGGAAAACTGCGTCCGGAACATGCCGCCGCTCGTCTTGAAAACTGCGCCTGCGTAGTCATGGCGGCCGGCGGGTATCCCGGCAAATATCGGAAAGGAGACGTCATTACCGGGCTGGAGAGAGCCGCAAAACTTGAGGGCGTCACGGTCTTCCACGCCGGCACAAAATCGGAAGGGGAAAAAATTGTTACCGCCGGCGGCCGGGTGCTGGGCGTCACGGCGCTGGGCCGGGACATTTCCGGGGCCGTGAAAAAAGCCTACCAGGCCGCCGGCCGGATTAAATTCAAGAATGCCCATTACCGGCGCGACATTGCCGCGCGCCAATGA
- a CDS encoding M24 family metallopeptidase, whose amino-acid sequence MKKTILIAGSPAKHPDLRHATGFFSLDPVIFLQAGRKRCLAVSPLDFSHVRRTVKNMEVLSFADLPAAKESKSPFCGRIFCLLRKKNIRAVTVPSYFPIGLAEQLAGMGVKISVADGRIFPARETKNAREINHITCAQRVAIKAMEAAIGLIAGAKIARDRSLRIGNKPLTSEAVRARIDDIARGSGCVCYGTIVAGGRQAANPHETGWGTLRAGEPIVIDIFPQHIASGYWGDLTRTIVRGKPTPEMKRMYAAVRDAQKAAILKIKAGVPAEKIHNAAVDLFKKRGFFTGLQKGKQVGFIHGIGHGVGLEIHENPSVGPRTVKLKAGNVITIEPGLYYPDRGSIRIEDVVLVTRAGARILAPFGGRFII is encoded by the coding sequence ATGAAAAAAACAATTTTAATCGCCGGCTCGCCCGCCAAACATCCGGATTTGCGCCATGCGACCGGTTTTTTTTCCCTTGACCCGGTTATTTTTCTGCAAGCCGGCCGGAAACGGTGCCTGGCCGTTTCCCCGCTTGATTTCAGCCATGTCAGGCGGACCGTCAAAAACATGGAAGTGTTGTCATTCGCGGACCTGCCGGCGGCGAAAGAATCAAAATCTCCGTTCTGCGGCCGGATATTTTGCCTCTTGAGGAAAAAAAACATCCGCGCGGTAACCGTCCCCTCTTATTTCCCGATCGGATTGGCCGAACAGCTGGCGGGCATGGGCGTCAAAATATCAGTGGCCGACGGCAGAATTTTCCCGGCGCGCGAGACTAAAAACGCGCGGGAGATAAACCATATCACCTGCGCCCAGCGCGTCGCCATAAAAGCGATGGAGGCGGCCATCGGCCTGATCGCCGGAGCAAAAATCGCGCGCGACCGCTCCCTGCGAATCGGCAACAAACCGTTAACGTCCGAAGCGGTGCGCGCCAGAATAGACGATATCGCGCGCGGTTCCGGCTGCGTATGTTACGGCACAATTGTGGCCGGCGGACGCCAGGCGGCCAATCCGCACGAAACCGGATGGGGAACGCTCCGGGCCGGCGAGCCGATCGTGATTGACATCTTCCCGCAGCACATCGCCAGCGGCTACTGGGGCGACCTGACCAGAACCATCGTCCGCGGAAAACCGACGCCGGAAATGAAACGAATGTATGCGGCTGTCCGGGACGCGCAAAAGGCGGCCATTTTAAAGATAAAGGCCGGAGTTCCGGCCGAAAAAATCCACAACGCCGCCGTTGACTTGTTCAAAAAACGCGGATTTTTTACCGGCCTGCAAAAAGGCAAACAAGTTGGTTTCATCCACGGCATCGGCCACGGGGTCGGACTTGAAATCCACGAAAATCCTTCCGTCGGACCGCGGACGGTAAAACTCAAAGCGGGCAACGTCATCACGATTGAACCCGGACTTTATTATCCCGACCGCGGAAGCATCAGAATTGAAGACGTTGTCCTGGTTACCCGTGCCGGCGCGCGCATTCTCGCGCCTTTCGGCGGCCGATTTATAATCTGA
- the purE gene encoding 5-(carboxyamino)imidazole ribonucleotide mutase, whose protein sequence is MPENNTREDVVGVVMGSDSDWPLMEGVVRTLRDFGVAAETRIISAHRAPASAAQYAKSAERRGLKIIIAAAGGAAHLAGTFAAHSILPVIGIPVKGGAFAGMDALLSTVQMPSGVPVATVAVGPSGPVNAALLAIQILALQNRALARKLHQYKRDLSKKVMKSNRKIQSSLPENMRRKGAKRKKQ, encoded by the coding sequence ATGCCGGAAAACAATACAAGAGAAGATGTGGTCGGCGTAGTCATGGGCAGCGACTCGGACTGGCCGCTGATGGAAGGCGTTGTCAGAACCCTGCGCGACTTCGGAGTGGCCGCTGAAACACGGATCATTTCAGCGCACCGCGCTCCGGCCAGCGCCGCGCAGTACGCAAAGTCGGCCGAGCGGCGCGGCCTGAAAATAATCATTGCCGCCGCGGGCGGCGCGGCGCATCTGGCCGGCACGTTTGCCGCGCACTCCATCCTGCCCGTAATCGGCATCCCGGTCAAAGGCGGCGCATTCGCGGGAATGGACGCATTGCTTTCAACGGTGCAGATGCCCTCCGGCGTGCCGGTGGCCACGGTGGCCGTCGGCCCCTCCGGCCCGGTCAATGCGGCCCTGCTGGCCATCCAGATTCTGGCCCTGCAAAACCGCGCCCTGGCGCGCAAGCTACACCAATACAAGCGCGATCTTTCTAAAAAAGTAATGAAAAGCAACCGGAAAATCCAGTCCTCTCTGCCGGAGAACATGCGGCGGAAAGGCGCAAAGCGAAAAAAACAATGA